AATCTGAGCTTTGATCTCATCCGTGGTAGCATTTTCTACCTTGATCCAGGGCTTCTCTTTCGGGTTATAAACCTTCGGTAGGGTTTTTACGCATTCCTCAGCATGGATACACAACTTCGGTTTCCATACCACCGTCAGTTCTCCGTTAGAATATTCTTTTACGATTTCTTTATCCATAACATTATTCAATATTAATTCCTTTCATAACTAATCTCTTCCACTCCGGATGGCGTTTGAGGTAAAGCGCTACAAAAGGGCAAAGCGGGACCAATGTAAGGCCTTTTTGCTCAATATCTTCCAACGCTAATCTTACAATGGCAGACCCCAAACCTTTCCCTTCCATCGATTTAGGAACCTCCGTATGTGTCAAAAAAATCCTATCCTGAGCCAGGATGTATTCAATTCTCAGCACCGCTTCATCCGTATGCACCTCATACTGCTTTCGTGCTTCATTGTTGATCAATTGATATTCCATCATCTCCTTTCGATTCCTTGGTGAATATAAACTGCAAGTAACTTAAGCCTTATTTTGTTCTACTACCTATTGTGTTTTTCATTATAGCGCTATCCGAATTTGGAGCCAGGGGTGGTCCAGAGCGGGTCAATGCCATTAAGTTAAGATTCGTCATAATACGTCATTTTTACCTTGCGCCGGTAATTGATAAATTAATTGAGATATGATATCTTACATGAATTACCTAAACCACCTAGACTCATGAAAATCAACTTATTCATCTCCCATGTGCTCATTGGGTTGGGCATACTTGCCTTGCAAGGATGCCCTGAACCTGACAAAAAACCTGCAAAGGTTTCTTACGCCTACGAAGACCTGTCCACCTCGGAACCAAAAGCCGTTTTGCCCACCGGATCTTCGTCCATCCAAAACCTTCAATTGACTTCCGTTGGAGGCATGACCTACGATCAGACAAAAAAGGGTTGGGATCTAAAAAACACAGGGAAAAACAAAGTGGTTTTTCAGGTGAACCTGAATCAGCCTACTAATCTGCAGATTGCCATTCAGGCTAATTTTGAAGATCCTGTTCAGGTAAGCTCGAATGGCTTTTACGCCGAAGTAAATGGTCGCGAGAGACTTCAGTTCTCCACCTTTGAAAGCTACGA
This DNA window, taken from Cytophagales bacterium, encodes the following:
- a CDS encoding GNAT family N-acetyltransferase produces the protein MMEYQLINNEARKQYEVHTDEAVLRIEYILAQDRIFLTHTEVPKSMEGKGLGSAIVRLALEDIEQKGLTLVPLCPFVALYLKRHPEWKRLVMKGINIE